One region of Salinibacterium sp. TMP30 genomic DNA includes:
- the gnd gene encoding phosphogluconate dehydrogenase (NAD(+)-dependent, decarboxylating), with protein MADITHVGLIGLGKMGGNMRERMRAKGLTVTGYDPNPAISDVAQLSDLVDALPTPRIVWVMVPSGAVTDSVITEVGALLEPGDLVIDGGNTRFTDDEIHRQQLAVRNIGFVDVGVSGGIWGLENGYGLMAGGEASDIHRALPIFDALRPEGPRDEGFVHAGPVGAGHYVKMVHNGIEYALMQAWAEGFELLDSRKDLVKDVPGSFKAWQRGTVVRSWLLELLVKALEEDPDFADIAGYVEDSGEGRWTVHEALNQAVAVPTISAAIFARFVSRQEDSPSMKAVAALRNQFGGHSVRKS; from the coding sequence ATGGCTGACATCACCCATGTAGGACTCATTGGTCTCGGTAAAATGGGCGGAAACATGCGCGAGCGCATGAGAGCCAAGGGATTGACGGTCACCGGTTACGACCCGAATCCAGCAATTAGCGATGTCGCACAACTCTCTGATCTTGTAGATGCTCTTCCCACGCCTCGCATCGTCTGGGTAATGGTTCCCTCCGGTGCAGTAACTGATTCTGTAATTACAGAGGTGGGAGCGTTGTTAGAACCTGGCGACCTTGTCATCGATGGCGGAAACACTCGGTTCACCGATGATGAAATTCATCGTCAACAACTCGCCGTCCGCAACATTGGCTTTGTCGATGTCGGCGTATCTGGTGGTATCTGGGGACTCGAAAACGGTTATGGCCTTATGGCCGGCGGAGAAGCATCCGATATTCACAGGGCACTGCCAATCTTCGATGCACTTCGCCCGGAAGGACCACGCGACGAAGGCTTCGTTCATGCTGGCCCGGTCGGTGCTGGTCATTACGTGAAGATGGTGCACAACGGCATTGAATATGCCCTTATGCAAGCGTGGGCCGAGGGGTTTGAACTTCTCGATAGTCGCAAGGACCTCGTAAAAGACGTTCCTGGGTCGTTTAAGGCGTGGCAGCGCGGAACGGTTGTACGTTCGTGGTTGCTTGAGTTGCTCGTTAAGGCTCTTGAAGAAGATCCAGATTTTGCCGACATCGCCGGTTATGTCGAAGATTCAGGGGAGGGCCGCTGGACTGTGCACGAAGCCTTGAACCAGGCGGTCGCTGTTCCGACAATTAGCGCTGCTATCTTCGCTCGTTTTGTTTCGCGCCAAGAAGATTCGCCCTCAATGAAGGCGGTCGCTGCTCTCCGTAACCAGTTCGGCGGGCATAGCGTCCGCAAGAGTTAA
- the recF gene encoding DNA replication/repair protein RecF, which produces MLVTHVELKDFRNYESLSLEIGSGPTLIVGSNGQGKTNLVEALGFLSTLGSHRVSVDHAMVRQNTDAAIIRVRLEHNERKFLAEVQINRAGANRAQINRSAIRTRELPRYFSSVLFAPEDLALVRGEPSGRRRFIDDLLVLRSPRFSGVISDYERVVKQRNMLLKSARASGVRDAQLSTLDVWDERLVAFGAEIISARSALVADLSPEVSSAYERIVGADHGASLANSLSIISRHDDSDNPVATNAIGEVISVTDATTAFTAALESVRKTERDRAITLVGPHRDDLIFGLNGLPARGYASHGESWSFALALKLASAEILRRESSAGDPVLILDDVFAELDGSRRQRLAESIAGFEQVLITAAVFGDVPEKLAANVVQIRDGGVVTDE; this is translated from the coding sequence ATGCTTGTTACTCATGTTGAGCTCAAAGATTTTCGAAATTACGAGTCGCTCTCGCTAGAAATCGGTTCTGGCCCGACCCTGATCGTTGGCTCCAATGGGCAGGGCAAGACAAATCTCGTGGAGGCGCTGGGCTTTCTCAGCACACTTGGCTCGCACCGTGTTTCGGTCGACCATGCCATGGTTCGTCAAAACACCGATGCCGCAATCATTCGTGTGCGACTTGAACATAATGAACGAAAGTTTTTGGCCGAGGTTCAAATCAACCGCGCGGGAGCAAACCGGGCACAGATTAATAGATCTGCAATTCGTACTCGAGAGCTTCCGCGGTACTTCTCCAGCGTGTTATTCGCTCCCGAGGATCTCGCGTTAGTTCGTGGAGAACCATCGGGTCGACGCAGATTTATTGATGATCTTCTTGTGCTTCGCTCACCGCGATTCAGTGGAGTAATTTCTGACTATGAACGTGTCGTGAAACAGCGCAACATGCTGTTGAAATCTGCGCGTGCGTCTGGTGTGCGTGACGCTCAACTCAGCACCCTCGATGTGTGGGATGAGCGGCTCGTGGCATTTGGTGCGGAGATTATCAGTGCCCGCAGTGCGCTCGTTGCGGATCTCAGCCCCGAAGTGTCCAGTGCATATGAGCGGATTGTTGGTGCGGATCATGGTGCGTCGTTGGCAAATTCTCTCAGCATCATTTCGCGCCATGATGATTCCGATAATCCGGTTGCCACGAACGCGATCGGCGAAGTAATTTCTGTCACAGACGCGACCACGGCGTTCACTGCTGCACTCGAGTCCGTGCGCAAGACGGAACGGGATCGCGCGATTACTCTCGTCGGCCCGCACCGCGACGATCTCATTTTTGGACTCAACGGTTTGCCTGCACGCGGCTATGCCAGTCATGGTGAATCATGGTCGTTCGCGCTGGCGCTCAAGCTGGCATCGGCGGAGATCCTTCGGCGTGAATCTTCGGCGGGCGACCCGGTGTTGATTTTGGATGATGTGTTCGCTGAGTTGGATGGGTCCCGTCGACAACGACTTGCCGAGTCGATCGCAGGCTTCGAACAGGTTTTGATCACCGCTGCAGTGTTCGGTGATGTTCCTGAGAAGCTCGCGGCGAACGTAGTGCAGATTCGCGACGGTGGGGTGGTCACCGATGAATGA
- a CDS encoding DciA family protein has translation MNDRDPAVDEHVAVYLRFREVFGDPTKRSYMARKRDRKQPGTSVPFAPGRDPHGLGDVMDSLTNSMGWNSPLARSELLLGWPQIVGAETAEHSEPVGIEEGVLTVRCDSTAWATQLRLMRSRISTTIEQQYPEAGVDSVRFEGPNAPSWKRGPRSIPGRGPRDTYG, from the coding sequence ATGAATGATCGCGATCCTGCTGTCGATGAGCACGTTGCCGTCTATCTGAGATTCCGTGAAGTTTTTGGTGATCCAACGAAGCGGTCGTACATGGCCCGAAAGCGTGATCGTAAGCAACCGGGAACGAGCGTTCCTTTTGCTCCCGGTCGCGATCCTCACGGACTGGGTGATGTGATGGATAGTCTGACCAACAGCATGGGGTGGAATTCTCCTCTTGCCCGTTCCGAGTTGTTGTTGGGCTGGCCACAAATTGTGGGAGCTGAGACGGCGGAGCATTCTGAGCCGGTCGGAATCGAGGAGGGTGTGCTCACTGTTCGGTGCGACTCGACGGCCTGGGCGACACAACTGAGACTGATGCGTTCGCGCATTTCGACCACGATCGAACAGCAATACCCAGAAGCAGGTGTTGACTCGGTGCGCTTTGAGGGCCCGAACGCCCCTTCATGGAAAAGAGGCCCCAGATCAATTCCAGGCCGGGGCCCGCGCGATACTTACGGGTAA
- the gyrB gene encoding DNA topoisomerase (ATP-hydrolyzing) subunit B, with translation MTSTPENDVPENSIISTGHVAADSYGADQIQILEGLEAVRKRPGMYIGSTGPRGLHHLVYEVVDNSVDEALAGYCDTINVWIRKDGSIRVRDNGRGIPVDLNQQEQKSTVEVVMTMLHAGGKFGGGGYAVSGGLHGVGISVVNALSAEIDTEVRRQGYVWRMSFANGIPTSPLAQGESTDETGTQQTFWPSKETFETVEFDFETLRARFQQMAFLNKGLRITITDERGEEEVIESYMYERGLVDYVEYLNKTKKNELIHPDVIAFESEDKEKRISLEVAMQWTAGYTESVHTYANTINTHEGGTHEEGFRAALTTLVNRYAREKNIIKEKDENLSGDDVREGLTAVISIKLGEPQFEGQTKTKLGNTEAKAFVQRVAGQQLGDWFDRNPTQARDVIRKAIQASQARLAARKAREQTRRKGLLESSGMPGKLRDCSSKDPSLSEIFMVEGDSAGGSAVQGRNPEFQAILPLRGKILNVEKARLDRALGNAEVQAMITAFGAGVGEDFDPEKARYHKIVLMADADVDGQHITTLLLTLLFRYMRPLIDLGYVYLAQPPLYRLKWSNAQHEYVYSDAERDALTEMGLSAGKRMPKDNGIQRYKGLGEMDYKELWETTMDPATRTLLQVTLDDAAAADEIFSTLMGEDVESRRNFIQRNAKDVRFLDI, from the coding sequence ATGACATCGACGCCCGAAAACGACGTGCCCGAGAATTCGATAATTTCAACCGGTCATGTTGCCGCTGATAGCTATGGTGCCGATCAAATCCAGATCCTTGAAGGTCTCGAAGCGGTTCGCAAGCGCCCCGGAATGTACATCGGTTCCACGGGTCCCCGCGGTTTGCACCACCTGGTTTATGAAGTTGTTGACAACTCCGTTGATGAGGCTTTGGCCGGCTATTGCGACACCATCAATGTGTGGATTCGCAAAGATGGTTCGATTCGCGTGCGCGACAACGGTCGAGGCATTCCTGTTGATCTCAACCAGCAGGAGCAGAAGTCCACTGTTGAGGTCGTGATGACCATGCTGCACGCTGGCGGAAAATTCGGTGGCGGCGGTTATGCCGTATCCGGTGGATTGCACGGTGTGGGTATTTCGGTAGTGAACGCACTGTCGGCGGAGATCGACACCGAGGTTCGCCGTCAGGGTTACGTCTGGCGGATGAGTTTCGCCAACGGTATTCCCACGAGTCCTCTTGCCCAGGGTGAAAGCACGGACGAGACCGGAACGCAGCAAACTTTCTGGCCAAGCAAAGAGACTTTTGAGACCGTCGAGTTTGATTTCGAAACTCTGCGCGCGCGCTTCCAGCAGATGGCGTTCCTGAACAAGGGATTGCGTATCACCATCACTGACGAGCGTGGTGAAGAAGAAGTTATCGAAAGCTACATGTATGAGCGTGGCCTTGTCGATTACGTCGAGTATCTAAACAAGACTAAAAAGAATGAGCTCATCCATCCTGACGTCATAGCGTTCGAGTCGGAAGATAAAGAGAAGCGCATTTCGCTCGAAGTTGCGATGCAATGGACCGCGGGCTACACCGAGAGCGTCCACACGTACGCGAATACGATCAATACGCATGAGGGGGGAACCCACGAAGAGGGTTTCCGTGCCGCACTCACCACTCTGGTTAACCGGTACGCCCGTGAGAAGAACATCATCAAGGAGAAGGATGAGAACCTCTCCGGCGATGACGTGCGTGAGGGGCTGACCGCGGTCATCTCTATCAAGCTTGGTGAACCTCAGTTCGAGGGCCAGACTAAGACCAAGCTCGGTAACACGGAGGCGAAAGCTTTCGTTCAGCGCGTTGCTGGCCAGCAGCTTGGTGACTGGTTCGATCGCAACCCCACGCAGGCACGCGATGTTATTCGCAAGGCGATTCAGGCATCCCAAGCACGACTCGCGGCTCGCAAGGCGCGTGAGCAAACTCGTCGTAAAGGACTCCTTGAGTCGAGCGGAATGCCAGGAAAGCTCCGCGACTGCTCGAGCAAAGACCCGTCACTTTCGGAGATCTTCATGGTTGAGGGTGACTCGGCGGGCGGTTCGGCCGTTCAAGGTCGCAACCCCGAATTCCAGGCAATCCTCCCGCTGCGAGGCAAGATCCTTAACGTCGAGAAGGCACGACTCGATCGCGCGCTCGGTAATGCCGAAGTTCAAGCCATGATCACCGCCTTCGGTGCGGGAGTCGGCGAAGACTTCGACCCAGAAAAAGCTCGCTACCACAAGATCGTTTTGATGGCCGATGCGGATGTCGACGGCCAGCACATTACGACGCTGCTGTTGACCCTGTTGTTCCGCTACATGCGCCCGCTCATCGACTTGGGTTACGTCTACCTTGCTCAGCCGCCGCTATACCGCCTCAAGTGGAGCAACGCCCAACACGAATACGTGTACAGCGATGCTGAGCGCGATGCTCTCACAGAGATGGGCCTCTCGGCAGGCAAGCGCATGCCGAAGGACAACGGCATCCAGCGTTACAAAGGTCTTGGCGAGATGGACTACAAGGAACTGTGGGAAACCACGATGGACCCAGCCACCCGCACGCTTCTTCAGGTCACTTTGGATGACGCGGCCGCCGCCGACGAAATCTTCTCGACCCTTATGGGCGAAGACGTTGAGTCTCGCCGTAACTTCATCCAGCGCAACGCCAAAGACGTCCGCTTCTTAGACATCTAG
- the gyrA gene encoding DNA gyrase subunit A, translated as MADEETPKKTFEDAPIDTRHDKINQVDLQLEMQRSYLDYAMSVIVGRALPEVRDGLKPVHRRVIYAMYDGGYRPDKGFSKCTRVIGDVMGQFHPHGDSSVYDALVRLVQPWSLRYPLALGQGNFGSPGNDGAAAHRYTETKMAPLAMEMVRDIEEDTVDFQDNYDGRTQEPTVLPSRFPNLLVNGSVGIAVGMATNIPPHNLREVGEGALWHLAHPDASKEELIEALIQRIKGPDFPTGAQILGLKGIQDAYRTGRGSVTMRAVVNVEELQGRTCLVVTELPYQVNPDNLALKIADLVKDGKLAGIADIRDETSGRTGQRLVIVLKRDAVAKVVLNNLYKHTQLQENFGANMLAIVDGIPRTLSIDGFITAWATHQIEVIVRRTTFRLRKAEERAHILRGYLKALDALDEVIALIRRSATVEDAREGLIALLEIDEIQARAILDMQLRRLAALERQKITDEHDQIELEIVEFTAIIASEQRQRDIVSEELTELLAKYGDDRRTEIMLGFDGDMSMEDLIPEEEMVVTVTRGGYVKRTRSDNYRSQHRGGKGVKGAQLRADDIVDHLFVTTTHHWLLFFTNTGRVYRAKAYELQEGGRDAKGQHVANFLALQPGEEIAQILDIRDYQTSTYLVLATHRGLVKKTALVEYDTNRSGGIIAVNLREGDELVSAMLVESTDDVLLVSRKGMSIRFTASDEALRPMGRSTSGVMGMSFREDDSLLSASVVPDSGYVFVVTEGGFAKRTSADQYRVQGRGGLGIKVAKLDGARGDLAGALMVGDEDEVLVVLASGKVVRSSVAEVPAKGRDTMGVVFARFAADDKIIAIARNSERNLDNKEREAQDESVPSENAPEGKDESVDE; from the coding sequence ATGGCTGACGAAGAAACTCCGAAGAAGACCTTCGAAGACGCACCGATCGATACGCGTCACGACAAGATCAATCAGGTTGATCTCCAACTGGAGATGCAGCGCTCCTACCTCGACTATGCGATGAGCGTCATCGTGGGCCGTGCGCTTCCTGAGGTGCGCGATGGTTTGAAGCCTGTACACCGCCGCGTGATTTATGCGATGTATGACGGCGGCTACCGCCCAGATAAGGGTTTCTCTAAGTGCACCCGTGTCATTGGTGACGTCATGGGCCAGTTCCACCCGCACGGCGACTCGTCTGTGTATGACGCTCTTGTGCGGTTGGTTCAGCCGTGGAGTCTTCGTTACCCGCTGGCTCTTGGCCAGGGAAACTTTGGCTCTCCCGGTAACGATGGCGCTGCCGCCCACCGTTACACCGAAACCAAAATGGCTCCGTTGGCCATGGAGATGGTTCGGGACATTGAAGAAGACACGGTCGACTTCCAAGACAACTATGACGGTCGCACGCAAGAGCCGACCGTTCTCCCCAGCCGTTTCCCGAACCTGCTCGTCAATGGTTCCGTGGGGATCGCAGTCGGTATGGCCACCAACATCCCGCCGCACAACCTCCGTGAGGTCGGCGAGGGCGCACTCTGGCACCTGGCACACCCCGACGCCTCGAAAGAGGAACTCATTGAGGCACTAATTCAGCGCATTAAGGGCCCCGACTTCCCGACCGGCGCACAGATTCTTGGCCTCAAAGGAATTCAGGATGCGTACCGCACGGGCCGAGGCTCGGTCACGATGCGTGCCGTGGTGAACGTCGAAGAACTGCAGGGGCGCACGTGCCTCGTCGTCACCGAGCTGCCCTACCAAGTGAACCCCGACAATCTGGCACTGAAGATTGCTGATCTGGTCAAGGATGGCAAGCTCGCTGGCATCGCCGACATCCGGGATGAGACTTCAGGTCGCACCGGTCAACGCCTAGTTATCGTGCTCAAGCGCGATGCCGTGGCCAAGGTTGTTCTCAACAACCTCTACAAGCACACGCAACTGCAGGAGAACTTCGGCGCGAACATGCTCGCGATCGTTGACGGTATTCCGCGCACACTGTCGATCGACGGGTTCATCACTGCCTGGGCAACTCACCAGATTGAGGTGATTGTTCGCCGCACCACGTTCCGTCTGCGCAAGGCTGAAGAACGTGCCCACATTTTGCGCGGTTACCTCAAGGCGCTAGACGCCCTCGATGAAGTTATCGCCCTTATTCGTCGGTCGGCAACCGTGGAGGATGCCCGTGAGGGACTCATCGCGTTGCTCGAGATCGACGAAATTCAGGCACGCGCCATTCTTGACATGCAGCTGCGTCGACTTGCGGCACTTGAGCGTCAAAAGATCACTGACGAGCACGACCAGATTGAACTCGAGATTGTCGAGTTCACGGCAATCATCGCGAGCGAACAGCGCCAGCGCGACATCGTCAGTGAAGAACTCACCGAGCTGCTCGCCAAGTACGGCGACGACCGCCGCACCGAAATCATGCTGGGTTTCGACGGCGATATGAGCATGGAAGACCTCATCCCTGAAGAGGAGATGGTCGTTACGGTTACTCGCGGCGGTTATGTCAAGCGCACTCGCAGCGATAACTACCGCAGCCAGCACCGCGGCGGCAAAGGTGTCAAGGGTGCTCAGCTTCGAGCTGATGACATTGTCGACCACTTGTTCGTTACGACCACCCACCACTGGTTGTTGTTCTTCACCAACACCGGTCGCGTCTACCGGGCGAAGGCATACGAACTACAAGAGGGCGGTCGTGACGCCAAGGGTCAGCACGTTGCTAACTTCTTGGCGCTGCAGCCGGGCGAAGAGATCGCACAGATTCTCGACATCCGTGACTACCAAACATCGACCTACCTCGTGCTCGCAACTCACAGGGGACTCGTCAAGAAGACGGCTCTTGTGGAGTACGACACCAACCGCAGTGGCGGAATCATCGCTGTAAACCTGCGCGAGGGCGACGAACTCGTTTCGGCAATGCTCGTGGAGAGCACCGACGATGTCCTGTTAGTTTCTCGCAAGGGAATGTCTATTCGCTTCACGGCATCCGATGAAGCACTACGCCCGATGGGTCGATCCACCTCAGGTGTGATGGGGATGAGTTTCCGCGAGGATGACAGCCTCCTCAGTGCGAGCGTCGTACCCGACAGCGGTTACGTTTTCGTGGTCACTGAGGGTGGCTTCGCGAAGCGCACATCTGCGGACCAGTACCGGGTTCAGGGTCGAGGCGGTTTGGGTATCAAGGTTGCCAAACTAGACGGTGCACGGGGCGATTTGGCGGGTGCTTTGATGGTGGGCGACGAAGACGAAGTTCTTGTGGTTCTTGCCAGCGGCAAGGTGGTACGCTCTTCTGTCGCTGAGGTTCCGGCCAAGGGCCGTGACACTATGGGCGTTGTATTCGCTCGATTCGCCGCTGACGACAAGATTATTGCAATCGCACGAAACAGCGAACGAAATCTAGACAACAAAGAACGTGAAGCTCAGGACGAAAGCGTTCCGAGTGAAAATGCCCCCGAGGGGAAGGACGAGTCGGTAGATGAGTAG
- a CDS encoding DUF3566 domain-containing protein, protein MSSVAEKLQRKSQRQTSVKQVRLKLVYIDFWSAVKFSFLVAASLGIVLVVASMLVWIVLNSTGIFGDLDRIFRDILSDENFSVASSFSLTQVAGFAFVVAILNTLIGTALGAIASMLYNFSVRLTGGILVGFTNN, encoded by the coding sequence ATGAGTAGTGTCGCGGAGAAGCTGCAGCGCAAGTCGCAGCGACAGACATCGGTAAAACAGGTTCGACTCAAGCTGGTCTACATCGACTTCTGGTCGGCTGTTAAGTTCTCGTTCCTGGTGGCAGCATCGCTGGGAATCGTTCTCGTGGTCGCATCAATGTTGGTGTGGATCGTGCTGAACTCCACAGGAATCTTCGGCGATCTCGACCGCATTTTCCGTGACATTCTGAGCGACGAAAACTTCAGTGTCGCCAGCAGTTTCTCGCTTACACAGGTAGCGGGATTCGCATTCGTGGTGGCCATTCTGAACACCTTGATTGGTACGGCACTGGGTGCGATTGCGAGTATGCTTTATAACTTCAGCGTTCGACTAACTGGCGGAATCCTCGTGGGTTTCACTAACAACTAG
- a CDS encoding ice-binding family protein: MNKNHFCFRRSVFATTALVAALGVALVSATPALARTTIDGPIDLGASASFGVLGASALTNTGPSVINGDIGVSPGTSITGFTGLPDGTFTGTEHATDAVAAQAQSDLTSAYNVAASLTPTTSGLAELSGLSLTPGVYAGGELSLSGNLTLAGSASSVWVFQAESTLITSSASTITLTGGASACNVFWQIGSSATLADNSLMVGTVMANQSITAVTGATIEGRLLANTGAVTLDTNQVTVPTGCSTTFGTISTSPEITSGAPASATVGTPYTHAVTATGTPSPTFALTTGSLPPGLVLDTASGVISGTPTTIGSFAFSVTAGNGTTPDVTATYTLAVAAVSAAGADTLPATGSDVVGSLLVALILALAGGIAVIGTRIHPTASRSGRHTG, encoded by the coding sequence GTGAATAAAAATCACTTCTGTTTCAGGCGCAGTGTGTTTGCAACAACAGCTCTAGTCGCAGCACTCGGTGTGGCCCTTGTATCTGCGACACCCGCACTAGCCAGAACAACAATCGATGGTCCAATCGATCTCGGTGCATCGGCCTCGTTCGGTGTTCTTGGTGCAAGCGCCCTGACCAACACTGGTCCGTCGGTAATCAACGGCGATATTGGCGTCAGTCCCGGCACGTCAATTACCGGCTTCACTGGTCTACCCGACGGCACATTCACGGGCACCGAACACGCGACCGATGCGGTCGCTGCCCAAGCACAGAGCGACCTGACGTCCGCCTACAACGTGGCGGCTAGTTTGACGCCGACCACATCCGGTCTCGCCGAACTCAGCGGTCTGTCACTGACCCCGGGCGTCTACGCTGGCGGTGAACTCTCTCTTTCCGGAAACCTCACCTTGGCCGGCAGCGCATCATCCGTCTGGGTGTTTCAAGCGGAGAGCACCTTGATCACGAGCTCTGCCAGCACCATCACCCTCACCGGGGGAGCCAGTGCGTGCAACGTCTTCTGGCAAATCGGCAGCTCAGCCACACTTGCAGACAACTCCCTCATGGTCGGCACCGTCATGGCGAATCAATCCATTACTGCCGTCACCGGCGCGACAATTGAGGGCCGACTTCTGGCGAATACCGGCGCAGTGACTCTCGACACAAACCAGGTCACCGTGCCAACTGGCTGCAGCACTACCTTCGGCACAATCTCCACAAGCCCCGAAATCACTTCAGGCGCTCCCGCTTCCGCGACAGTCGGCACTCCCTACACGCACGCGGTTACTGCAACCGGCACGCCCTCTCCCACATTTGCGCTGACAACCGGTTCGCTTCCCCCGGGTCTCGTACTCGACACGGCAAGCGGAGTGATCTCCGGCACACCTACGACAATCGGGTCATTCGCGTTCAGCGTGACCGCTGGCAACGGGACCACCCCAGATGTGACCGCTACTTACACGCTCGCAGTAGCGGCGGTATCCGCGGCCGGGGCGGACACGCTGCCCGCAACCGGCAGCGACGTTGTTGGGTCGCTGCTTGTGGCTCTGATTCTGGCCCTTGCTGGCGGCATCGCTGTGATCGGCACACGGATCCATCCGACGGCGTCACGCTCCGGGCGTCACACCGGATAG
- a CDS encoding peptidylprolyl isomerase, whose amino-acid sequence MSQHTAVATIKTNLGEIRLNLFGNHAPKTVANFVGLAKGEIEWTHPATGQKTTAPLYDGVIFHRIIKQFMLQAGDPLGKGIGGPGYNFDDEIHPELNFSAPYILAMANAGTRGGKGTNGSQFFITTVPTPWLQGKHTIFGAVADDESKKVVDAIEAVDTDGGDKPLKDVVIESVTIDEV is encoded by the coding sequence ATGTCTCAACACACCGCCGTTGCCACAATCAAGACAAACCTCGGAGAAATCCGTCTCAACCTTTTCGGCAACCACGCGCCGAAGACTGTTGCCAACTTCGTTGGTCTCGCTAAGGGCGAGATCGAGTGGACTCATCCGGCCACCGGCCAGAAGACCACCGCGCCTCTCTACGATGGCGTCATCTTCCACCGCATCATTAAGCAGTTCATGCTCCAGGCCGGCGACCCGCTGGGTAAGGGAATCGGTGGCCCCGGCTACAACTTCGATGATGAGATTCACCCCGAGCTCAATTTCTCGGCTCCCTACATTCTCGCCATGGCAAACGCCGGCACTCGGGGAGGCAAGGGAACCAACGGTTCGCAGTTCTTCATCACAACCGTTCCTACCCCGTGGCTGCAGGGCAAGCACACTATCTTCGGCGCGGTAGCTGACGACGAGTCCAAGAAGGTTGTCGACGCAATTGAAGCCGTTGATACCGATGGTGGCGACAAGCCGCTGAAGGATGTCGTTATCGAGAGCGTCACGATCGACGAGGTCTAA
- a CDS encoding rhomboid family intramembrane serine protease produces MRASRASTGKPVVTYTLIALTVAIFLLQLIPGSGVTQALVYYPPLTASEPWRMITSAFLHSPSSIFHVGFNMFTLFIFGRVLEIPLGRARFIALYLVSALGGSVAVLLIAPGSVVLGASGAIFGVVAAFFVIQRRMGINNRGLLIIVVINLVAGFIPGLNISWQAHVGGLVTGALLAFVFLRQRNKASVIPEVAFVALVVAGLIALTLVRIFVL; encoded by the coding sequence GTGCGGGCAAGCCGCGCATCCACTGGCAAGCCGGTAGTCACGTACACGCTGATCGCATTGACTGTTGCGATATTTTTGCTTCAATTGATTCCGGGCAGCGGAGTGACACAGGCTCTCGTCTACTACCCGCCACTGACCGCATCAGAACCGTGGCGAATGATCACTTCGGCGTTCTTGCACTCGCCGAGTTCGATCTTCCACGTCGGTTTTAACATGTTCACACTATTCATCTTCGGCCGAGTTTTGGAGATCCCTTTGGGCCGCGCTCGATTCATCGCGCTCTATTTAGTCAGCGCTCTGGGCGGATCGGTTGCCGTGCTGCTGATTGCACCAGGCTCTGTCGTGCTCGGAGCATCTGGCGCCATCTTCGGAGTCGTCGCCGCATTCTTCGTGATTCAGCGCCGCATGGGAATAAATAACAGAGGTTTGCTGATCATTGTGGTGATCAACCTCGTCGCGGGCTTCATTCCTGGGCTAAACATTTCGTGGCAAGCTCACGTTGGAGGTCTCGTGACGGGGGCACTTCTTGCGTTCGTGTTCTTGCGTCAGCGCAACAAGGCATCGGTGATTCCTGAGGTCGCTTTCGTCGCGCTCGTCGTCGCTGGACTGATTGCCCTGACTCTCGTGCGGATCTTCGTTCTATAA
- a CDS encoding cell division protein CrgA, giving the protein MARNSAEKSPSRPAEDAPNAVWFKPVMFGFMLIGLAWIIVFYVSNQQLPVASLGSWNILVGFGILFIGFLMTTRWR; this is encoded by the coding sequence ATGGCCCGTAACTCTGCAGAAAAGTCTCCGTCGCGTCCCGCTGAGGACGCACCCAACGCGGTCTGGTTCAAGCCCGTCATGTTTGGCTTCATGTTGATCGGCCTCGCGTGGATCATCGTGTTCTATGTCAGCAATCAGCAACTTCCTGTCGCTTCGCTCGGCAGCTGGAACATTTTGGTCGGCTTCGGCATCCTTTTCATCGGATTCCTGATGACTACTCGGTGGCGCTAG